GGTCGCGCGGCATGAACCCGTCATCGCCGTGGTGGACGCCAGCGGCAAGGTGACCGAGGCGACGGCGGACGTGGCGAACCATCCCGAGTTCGGGAGCCGCCTCACCACCAAGAAACTCGACGGCGTGGACGTGCGCGGCTACTTCGTCGAGGACTTCACGCTGGCCGAACTCCGGACCCTACGGGCGGTCGAGCGGCTTCCCGCGCTGCGGGGCCGGGCCTACGACGGGCAGTTTCAGATTCCCACCCTCGCGGAGATCATCGCGCTGGTCCGCGACGTGGAGGCCAGGACCGGGCGTAAGGTGGGCCTCTACCCCGAGACGAAGCACCCCACCTACATGCAGGCGGCGGGCTTCAACACGTCGCAACTGCTGATAGACACGCTGAAAAAAGAAGGCTTCACCGACCCTGCCCGCGTGTTCATCCAGTCCTTCGAGACGGCGAACCTCCGGGACCTCCGGGCGAACATCATGCCCAAGGCGGGTGTGAATCTGCCGCTGGTGCAACTGGTCAGCAGTCCGGACGAGGCCCCCTACGACTGGACCGCGCGGGGGGACGCCCGCAAGTACGGCGCGCTGACCACCGACGCCGCCCTCCGGGACATCGCCACCTACGCCAGTGGGGTCGGCCCTTACAAGCGCTGGGTCATCGACGAGCGGGGTCAGACGACCGACTTCGTGAGGCGTGCCCACGCCGCCGGGCTGCTGGTTCACCCCTGGACCTTCCGCAACGAACCCCCCTACCTGCTGCCCAGCTACGCGGGCGACCCCGAGGCCGAGATGCGCCAGGCGCTGTGGGCCGGCGTGGACGGCTTCTTCACCGACTTCCCGGCCACCGGGGCGAAGGTGGTGGGCCAGTTCACCGCCCCCGAGGTCCGCAGCCCCCAGAGCCCCGCCTTCGCGCAGGGGGCCAGCAGCAGCGCCGCCAACCTGGGCGCGAGCGGCGGTTTCGAGGGCCTGAGCCGCAGCCCGGACGGCAAGACGCTGTACGCCCTGCTGGAAAAGACGGTCGCGGGGGACGTGCCGGGGCAACTGCGCCTGCACGCCTTCGACCTGGCGACCCGCCGCTGGACCCTGGTCGGCCGCTACGCCCTGGAGGACGCCGCCCACGCCATCGGTGACCTGACACCCGTGAACGCCACGGACTATCTGGTGCTCGAACGCGACAACGCCAGCGGCGCGGCGGCGAAGTTCAAGCGGGTCTATCAGGTCAGCCTGACGCAGAAGAATCCCGACGGCACCCTGAAAAAGACGCTGGTAGCCGACCTGATGAACGTGCGGGACCCGCAGGGCCTTGCGCCCGCCACGCGGGGCGGCGTGTTCTCCTTTCCCTACCTGACCATCGAGAACGTCATCGTGCTGGACGCGAGCACCCTCCTGGTCGCCAACGACAACAACTACCCCGCCACGGGGGGGCGCGGTGCGGATGTCAAGGACCGGACGGAGTTCCTGTGGCTGAAGCTGGATGCCCCGCTGAACCTCGCGGCGGGGGTGGGCCGCCGCTGACGCACGCTTCCGGGGTGGGCCGCCTTCCGCGTGGGGCGGCCCCCTGGGCTGTCCCGCCTGCCCGTGCCCTTTCTCCCACTCCCCCCCCTGGCCCCGCGCTAGCATCTCTCCCGGCCCCTCCCAGCGAGGCGGGGCCACCTCTTTCGGGGCGGGGTGCAACTCCCCACCGGCGGTGATCCGGCGCTGTGCTTTTCAGGCCAGGCCGGTCAGCCCGCGAAGCCCGCGCAAACGCAAGACGCGCGAGGCCCGATTCGGTGCGATTCCGAGGCCGACGGTAAGAGGGGGGCGGATGGCAGCAGGCAGAAGGCGAAAGGCCCAGGGGGCTGGCCGCTGAACGCTGGCGGCTGACCGCTTCCCGGAGTCCGGATGGAAGAAGGAGGCCGCTTTGCCCGCCACCCCGGCGGGCGGCGTCAACGTATGTCTGGAATGAACAGTCCCGGAGCGGCCACGCTGCTCCCGGAAGACGAGGCCTGGATGGCCCTAGCCCTCGCGGAGGCGGCCCGGGGCCTGGGCCGCACCGCCCCCAACCCCCCGGTGGGCTGCGTGTTGGTTCGCAGGGGGGAGGTGGTGGGGCGCGGCTTTCACCCCCGGGCGGGCGAACCGCACGCCGAGGTGTTCGCGCTGCGGGGGGCCGGAGAGCGGGCGCGCGGGGCCACCGCTTACGTGACCCTCGAACCGTGCAGCCACTTCGGGCGCACGCCGCCCTGTGCCGACGCCCTGCTGGCGGCGGGGATCGCGCGGGTGGTGGTGGCGGCCCTGGACCCCAACCCGAAAGTGGCGGGCCGGGGCGTCCGCCGGTTGCGCGAAGCGGGCGTGGAGGTCACGGTCGGCGTGCGGGAGGCGGAGGCCGCGCGCCAGCAGGCCGGCTTCCGCTCGCTGGTCACGCGTGGGCGACCCTGGGTGGTCTACAAGTACGCGATGACCCTGGATGGCCGGGTGGCCGCGACGGGCGAGGGCAACGGCCCCGTCACCTCCGCCCCGGCCCGTGAGCGCGTGATGCGCTGGCGCGACGAACTCGATGCCCTGGCCGTGGGCGTGGGCACCGTCCTGGCCGACGACCCTCGCCTGACCGTGCGCGGCGTAATGGGCGGCCGCGACCCCCGCCCGGTGATTTTCGACCGGCAGGCCCGCACGCCCCTCTCGGCGCGGGCACTGCGGCCCGGCACCGTGATTGTCACGTCCCCCTGGGCCGATGCGGGCCGACTGGCGGACACGGGCGCGACCGTCCTGCGCGCCGCGTCCCTGCCGGAGGCCCTGCATGCCCTGGGTGACCTTCACCTCTCCAGCCTGCTGCTGGAGGGCGGCCCCACCCTCGCCACCGCCTTTGTGGAGGCCGGGCTGGTGGACGAGGTGCGCGCCCTGGTCGCCCCCAAGCTGCTCGGTGCGGGCCTCTCGCCCCTGTGCGGCCCTCCCCGCGGGATGGCCGACGCCCTGGTCCTGCGGGACCTCCACACCGAAATCCTCGGCCCGGACTTGCTGGTCTCGGGCCTGCTGAACGACATTCCGCGCCTGGGCGCGGCAGGAGCCAACTGATGTTTACCGGAATCGTGGAACAGGTCGGCCGCGTCACGCACGTGGCCGAGACGAACGGCAACCTCACCCTTACCATCCAGCCCGCGCGGATGTGGCCCGACCTCGCGCTGGGCGAGAGCGTCGCCTGCTCCGGCACCTGCCTCACCGTGACGGGCTGGGACGGCCTGGGCTTCACGGTGGACCTCAGCCGCGAAACCGTGAACAAGACGGCTCCCCACTGGCGGGAGGGCGCACGCCTGAACCTGGAACGGGCCATGACCACTTTCGGGCGCTTCGGCGGGCACATGGTGAGCGGCCATGTGGACGGCACCGGCGAGATTCTGGCGCGGCGGGAGGAACCGGGGGCCTACACCCTGACCGTCCGCGCTGCGCCGCACCTCGCCCGCTATTTGGTGCCCAAGGGCAGCGTGACCGTGGACGGCGTGAGCCTCACCGTGGTGGATACGGGTGGCCCCGGCGGCAGCCGCGCCGACCTCGCCCCCGACGAGTTCACCCTCTGGCTGGTGCCGCACACCCTGGAGGTCACCACCCTGGGGGACTGGCAGCCGGGTACGGTGGTCAATCTGGAGGCCGACCAGCTGGCGAAGTACGTGGAGCGGCTGCTGCTGATGCGGGAAGCGGCCAGCTCTCAGCCGTCAGCCCTCAGCGGGGCGGAGGTGGCGCGGTGACGCTGGCTTCTGTTCCCGAACTGCTCGCCGAGCTGCGCGCGGGCCGCCCGGTCATCCTGGTGGACGACGAGCACCGCGAGAACGAGGGCGATCTGCTGATGCCCGCCGCCACCGCCACGCCCGAGTGGGTGAACTTCATGGCGCGCGAGGGGCGGGGGCTGATCTGCGTGACGCTCACGCCCGAGCGGGCGCAGGCGCTTGACCTGACGCCGATGGTGGGAGCCAGCACCGACCCCAACGGCACCGCCTTCACGGTCAGCGTGGACCATATCGGCAACTCCACCGGCATCAGCGCCTACGACCGCGCCGCCACGATTGCCGCCCTGATCGACCCCGCCGCCCGGCCCGCCGACTTCCGCCGTCCGGGGCATATCTTCCCGCTGGTCGCGCGGCCGGGTGGCGTGCTGCGCCGCGCGGGGCACACGGAGGCGGCGTGCGACCTCGCGCGGCTGGCGGGTTTTGCCCCCGCCGGGGTCATCTGCGAAATCATGGGGGACGACGGCGAGATGAGCCGCTTGCCCGACCTCCTGGCCTTCGGGGAGAAGCATGGGCTGCTGGTGGGAAGCATCGAGGCCCTGATCGCCTACCGCCTCGAACACGATCCCTTCATGCGCGCCGTGGCCGAGGCCGACCTGCCTACCGAATACGGCGAGTTCCGGCTGGTCGGCTTCGAGGACACCCTCAGCGGAGCCGAACACGTGGCGCTGGTGATGGGGGAAGTCACGCCCGAGCCGCTGCTGGTGCGCGTGCATTCCGAGTGCCTGACCGGGGACGCCTTTCACAGCCTGCGCTGCGACTGCGGCCCCCAGCGCGACGCGGCCCTGCGCGCCATCGCCCAGGAAGGCCGGGGCGTGCTGGTCTATCTGCGGCAGGAGGGGCGCGGCATCGGCCTGCTGAACAAGATTCGCGCCTACGCCCTGCAAGACGGCGGGGCCGACACGGTGGACGCCAACCTGCGCCTGGGCTTTCCCGCCGACGCCCGCGACTTCGGCATCGGCGCGCAGATGCTGCACCTGCTGGGCGCGCGGCAACTGAGGGTGCTGACCAACAATCCCCGCAAGCTGCACTCCCTCAGTGGCTTCGGCCTGGAAGTCGTGGAGCGCGTGCCGCTGCGGGTGGGCGAGAACACGCACAACGCGGGCTACCTGCGGGCGAAGGAGGAGCGGCTGGGGCACCTGCGCTGAGTGGGGGAGGGGAGGGGTTTGCGTTGCCCCCTCCCTTTGTGACATTTCTGTAAGACTGACCCCGTGACCGACGAACGCCTCTCCCGCCGCCTCTCGTATCTGCTGCGCCACGTGCCTGGCGAGATGGGCGTGACGCTGGAACCGGGGGGCTGGGCACCGGTAGACGCGGTGCTGCGGCACCTGCACCTCTCCCGCGAACGGCTGGAGCGGCTGGTGGCCGCCGACCGCAAGGGGCGCTACACCCTTCAGGGCGACCGCATCCGCGCCAACCAGGGCCACACCGTCCCGGTGGACCTGCGACTGCCGCTGACCGTGCCCCCGGAGCGGCTCTACCACGGCACCCACGCGGGCGCGCTGGCCGCCATCCGCGCGGAGGGGCTGCGGCCGATGGGGCGGCATCACGTCCACCTCTCGCGCGACGAGGCCACCGCCCGCAAGGTGGGGGCGCGGCGTGGCCAGCCCGTCATTCTCACCGTGCAATCGGGCCAGATGTACCGGGCTGGGCACAGCTTCTACCGCAGCGACAACGGCGTGTGGCTGACGGACGCGGTACCGCCCGAATACCTCGTGTTCCCGGCAGGCGCGTTACCCTGACCCCATGAACCTCCCAGAGGCCCGCGCCGCCCTCGCCAGCGCCCGCCGCGTGGCCGTGCTGACCGGCGCGGGCGTGAGCGCCGAGAGCGGCATTCCCACCTTCCGCGACGCGCAGACCGGCCACTGGGCGCGCTTCCGCCCGGAAGACCTCGCCAGTCCGGAGGCCTACCGCCGCGACCCCGAGACGGTCTGGCAGTGGTACGCGGGCCGCTACGCCGACGTGTCCCGTGCCCAGCCCAACGAGGCGCACCGCCTGCTGGCCGAACTGGAGCGCGCGAAGGGCGCA
This genomic window from Deinococcus carri contains:
- a CDS encoding esterase-like activity of phytase family protein translates to MKRPLVCLTALLSLSLPFARAATLVGYAELPADTFAAGPASGAFADGLRGKPRFAGQPVQGFSGVQFGPGGDFLFLSDNGFGAKNNSADYLLRLYRLSLTAKTSPAAQGGVRVGTFIQLRDPDRRVPWLIVNEASPKRLLTGADFDVEGFAVAPDGTLWVGDEFGPYLLHFSADGRLLEAPLPTPNLAGLPTLRGQAPIVIGHRGSSGTRPEHTLASYRAAIEGGADFIEPDLVVTRDGVLVARHEPVIAVVDASGKVTEATADVANHPEFGSRLTTKKLDGVDVRGYFVEDFTLAELRTLRAVERLPALRGRAYDGQFQIPTLAEIIALVRDVEARTGRKVGLYPETKHPTYMQAAGFNTSQLLIDTLKKEGFTDPARVFIQSFETANLRDLRANIMPKAGVNLPLVQLVSSPDEAPYDWTARGDARKYGALTTDAALRDIATYASGVGPYKRWVIDERGQTTDFVRRAHAAGLLVHPWTFRNEPPYLLPSYAGDPEAEMRQALWAGVDGFFTDFPATGAKVVGQFTAPEVRSPQSPAFAQGASSSAANLGASGGFEGLSRSPDGKTLYALLEKTVAGDVPGQLRLHAFDLATRRWTLVGRYALEDAAHAIGDLTPVNATDYLVLERDNASGAAAKFKRVYQVSLTQKNPDGTLKKTLVADLMNVRDPQGLAPATRGGVFSFPYLTIENVIVLDASTLLVANDNNYPATGGRGADVKDRTEFLWLKLDAPLNLAAGVGRR
- a CDS encoding RNA 2'-phosphotransferase; this encodes MTDERLSRRLSYLLRHVPGEMGVTLEPGGWAPVDAVLRHLHLSRERLERLVAADRKGRYTLQGDRIRANQGHTVPVDLRLPLTVPPERLYHGTHAGALAAIRAEGLRPMGRHHVHLSRDEATARKVGARRGQPVILTVQSGQMYRAGHSFYRSDNGVWLTDAVPPEYLVFPAGALP
- the ribD gene encoding bifunctional diaminohydroxyphosphoribosylaminopyrimidine deaminase/5-amino-6-(5-phosphoribosylamino)uracil reductase RibD, coding for MNSPGAATLLPEDEAWMALALAEAARGLGRTAPNPPVGCVLVRRGEVVGRGFHPRAGEPHAEVFALRGAGERARGATAYVTLEPCSHFGRTPPCADALLAAGIARVVVAALDPNPKVAGRGVRRLREAGVEVTVGVREAEAARQQAGFRSLVTRGRPWVVYKYAMTLDGRVAATGEGNGPVTSAPARERVMRWRDELDALAVGVGTVLADDPRLTVRGVMGGRDPRPVIFDRQARTPLSARALRPGTVIVTSPWADAGRLADTGATVLRAASLPEALHALGDLHLSSLLLEGGPTLATAFVEAGLVDEVRALVAPKLLGAGLSPLCGPPRGMADALVLRDLHTEILGPDLLVSGLLNDIPRLGAAGAN
- a CDS encoding riboflavin synthase, yielding MFTGIVEQVGRVTHVAETNGNLTLTIQPARMWPDLALGESVACSGTCLTVTGWDGLGFTVDLSRETVNKTAPHWREGARLNLERAMTTFGRFGGHMVSGHVDGTGEILARREEPGAYTLTVRAAPHLARYLVPKGSVTVDGVSLTVVDTGGPGGSRADLAPDEFTLWLVPHTLEVTTLGDWQPGTVVNLEADQLAKYVERLLLMREAASSQPSALSGAEVAR
- a CDS encoding bifunctional 3,4-dihydroxy-2-butanone-4-phosphate synthase/GTP cyclohydrolase II, with protein sequence MTLASVPELLAELRAGRPVILVDDEHRENEGDLLMPAATATPEWVNFMAREGRGLICVTLTPERAQALDLTPMVGASTDPNGTAFTVSVDHIGNSTGISAYDRAATIAALIDPAARPADFRRPGHIFPLVARPGGVLRRAGHTEAACDLARLAGFAPAGVICEIMGDDGEMSRLPDLLAFGEKHGLLVGSIEALIAYRLEHDPFMRAVAEADLPTEYGEFRLVGFEDTLSGAEHVALVMGEVTPEPLLVRVHSECLTGDAFHSLRCDCGPQRDAALRAIAQEGRGVLVYLRQEGRGIGLLNKIRAYALQDGGADTVDANLRLGFPADARDFGIGAQMLHLLGARQLRVLTNNPRKLHSLSGFGLEVVERVPLRVGENTHNAGYLRAKEERLGHLR